The Arthrobacter sp. NicSoilC5 genome has a window encoding:
- a CDS encoding alpha/beta hydrolase: MEPFRVILLPGSVLPAGPAYGALLAALDGTVDAVAKDLELYAGDAPPPGWSLDTEADGVLREADARGWDTFHLLGYSGGGAAALALTARHPERLLSLALLEPAWAGTWDWSPEHTRLWHRYGELRDLPQEEFMAAFMRLQVKPDAVLPPPPPGPPPPWMAKRPAGISAFLHAFNTYELDRGRLAAFEKPVLFVLGGMSSPDEQGDNAGRLSRVFPDFRLEVFPGRHHFDPPHRAEPERVAALLGAHWARAQAAS; this comes from the coding sequence ATGGAACCGTTCCGGGTCATCCTCCTGCCCGGCAGCGTCCTCCCCGCCGGCCCCGCATACGGCGCGCTGCTGGCGGCACTGGATGGCACGGTTGATGCCGTGGCCAAGGACCTTGAGCTCTACGCGGGCGACGCTCCCCCGCCCGGCTGGAGCCTGGATACCGAAGCGGACGGCGTGCTCCGCGAGGCGGACGCCCGCGGCTGGGATACCTTCCACCTGCTGGGGTATTCCGGTGGTGGCGCAGCGGCCCTGGCGCTCACGGCCCGGCACCCGGAACGGCTGCTGAGCCTGGCCCTGCTTGAACCGGCCTGGGCAGGCACCTGGGACTGGAGCCCGGAGCACACGCGGCTGTGGCACCGGTACGGAGAACTGCGCGACCTGCCGCAGGAGGAATTCATGGCCGCCTTCATGAGGCTGCAGGTGAAGCCCGACGCCGTCCTGCCGCCTCCGCCGCCGGGCCCGCCGCCGCCGTGGATGGCCAAGCGCCCAGCCGGGATCAGCGCCTTCCTGCATGCGTTCAACACCTACGAACTGGACCGCGGCCGGCTGGCGGCCTTCGAAAAGCCGGTGCTCTTTGTGCTGGGCGGCATGAGCAGCCCGGATGAGCAGGGGGACAACGCTGGGCGCCTGTCCCGCGTCTTCCCTGATTTCCGGCTGGAGGTATTTCCCGGCCGGCACCATTTCGACCCGCCGCACCGTGCGGAGCCGGAACGGGTTGCCGCGCTGCTGGGGGCGCACTGGGCACGGGCACAGGCAGCGTCGTAG
- a CDS encoding TfoX/Sxy family protein translates to MEMPKATEEEKERFRRVVPSHPGVLVKPMFGNLGAFINGNMFAGLFGSTIGVKLSREDAELLESSERTVPFGPADRPMGGYTGLPEVWNEEGDGDDTRARAWAEKALAYVATLPPKEAKEPKARATKAGARGAAAK, encoded by the coding sequence ATGGAAATGCCCAAGGCAACCGAGGAAGAAAAAGAGCGGTTCCGCCGCGTGGTCCCCAGCCATCCCGGAGTTCTGGTGAAGCCGATGTTCGGCAATCTCGGCGCGTTCATCAACGGCAACATGTTCGCGGGACTGTTCGGGTCCACCATCGGGGTGAAGCTCTCCCGGGAGGACGCGGAGCTGCTGGAGTCATCAGAACGGACCGTCCCGTTCGGGCCGGCGGACAGGCCCATGGGTGGCTACACCGGGCTGCCTGAAGTGTGGAATGAAGAGGGCGACGGCGACGACACCCGGGCGCGGGCATGGGCCGAAAAGGCGCTGGCTTACGTCGCCACCCTGCCGCCCAAGGAAGCCAAGGAGCCCAAGGCCCGGGCCACCAAAGCCGGGGCACGCGGAGCGGCGGCGAAGTAA
- a CDS encoding Nramp family divalent metal transporter — MKRLLGVALGILTAIGGFVDIGDLVTNAVVGSRFGLSLVWVVAVGVVGICLFANMSGRVAAASGRATFEVIRERLGARAGLANLAASFLINLMTVTAEIGGVALALQLASSVYYVLWIPVAALAVWLVVWRVRFTIMENVTGLLGLTLIIFAVALFLLKPDWGMLAGQLAPAVPEQETVWTYSYYAIALFGAAMTPYEVFFFSSGAVEEGWTVKDLLQERINVLVGFPLGGLLSVAIAACAAVVLLPAGISVTSLSQVVLPVAEGAGKIGLALVLVGIVAATFGAALETTLSSGYTLAQFFGWSWGKFRRPAEAARFHLAMIVCLLVGIAVLATGVDPVLVTEYSVVFSAIALPLTYLPILIVANDPQYMREHVNGRVVNVLGMVYLVIILVASIAAIPLMIVTGAGS; from the coding sequence GTGAAGCGGCTCCTCGGCGTCGCGCTTGGGATCCTCACCGCCATCGGCGGGTTTGTGGACATCGGGGACCTGGTGACCAACGCCGTCGTCGGATCCCGCTTTGGCCTGTCCCTGGTGTGGGTAGTGGCTGTGGGCGTGGTGGGGATCTGCCTGTTCGCCAACATGTCCGGCCGGGTGGCCGCTGCTTCCGGCCGGGCTACCTTTGAGGTGATCCGCGAACGGCTGGGCGCGCGGGCCGGGCTGGCCAACCTCGCGGCCTCCTTCCTCATCAACCTGATGACCGTGACGGCCGAGATCGGCGGCGTTGCCCTGGCCCTGCAGCTGGCCAGCAGCGTGTACTACGTGCTGTGGATTCCCGTGGCGGCACTGGCCGTGTGGCTGGTGGTCTGGCGGGTCAGGTTCACCATCATGGAGAACGTCACGGGCCTGCTGGGGCTGACCCTGATCATCTTTGCGGTGGCACTGTTCCTGCTGAAGCCGGACTGGGGCATGCTGGCCGGGCAGCTGGCGCCCGCCGTGCCGGAACAGGAAACGGTGTGGACGTACAGCTATTACGCCATCGCCCTGTTCGGCGCGGCCATGACCCCGTATGAGGTGTTCTTCTTCTCCTCCGGTGCCGTGGAGGAGGGGTGGACGGTAAAGGACCTGCTCCAGGAGCGGATCAACGTCCTGGTGGGATTCCCGCTGGGCGGCCTGCTGTCCGTCGCCATCGCCGCGTGCGCCGCCGTCGTCCTGCTCCCCGCCGGAATCTCGGTGACCTCGCTGTCCCAGGTGGTCCTGCCCGTCGCGGAGGGCGCCGGGAAGATCGGGTTGGCGCTGGTCCTGGTGGGGATCGTGGCGGCGACGTTCGGTGCGGCGCTGGAAACCACGCTCTCCAGCGGCTACACGCTGGCCCAGTTCTTTGGCTGGTCCTGGGGCAAGTTCCGCCGGCCCGCGGAGGCCGCCCGCTTCCACCTGGCCATGATCGTCTGTCTGCTGGTGGGCATCGCGGTCCTGGCTACCGGCGTGGATCCGGTCCTGGTGACCGAATACTCGGTGGTGTTCTCGGCGATCGCCCTGCCCCTGACCTACCTGCCCATCCTCATCGTGGCCAACGACCCCCAGTACATGCGCGAGCATGTCAACGGGCGGGTGGTCAATGTCCTGGGCATGGTCTACCTGGTGATCATCCTGGTGGCCTCCATCGCCGCCATCCCCCTCATGATCGTGACAGGAGCCGGCTCATGA
- a CDS encoding PRC-barrel domain-containing protein, whose protein sequence is MILGDLLGTPVHDADGGRLGRVADVRFVLDGTPHQLMAEPRVLGLVIGPHSTASFMGYDRNGLTRPRLVARILRWRHRGSFLVLWEDIAMVGPRSVRLRPGFTRYSAALQKAANG, encoded by the coding sequence ATGATCCTCGGTGACCTGCTGGGCACCCCCGTCCATGATGCCGACGGCGGGAGGCTGGGCCGGGTGGCAGACGTCCGGTTCGTCCTGGACGGCACCCCGCACCAGCTGATGGCGGAGCCGCGCGTGCTGGGGCTGGTCATCGGCCCGCACAGCACGGCCTCCTTCATGGGCTACGACCGGAACGGCCTCACGCGGCCCCGGCTGGTGGCCAGGATCCTCCGCTGGCGGCACCGCGGGTCCTTCCTGGTGCTGTGGGAGGACATCGCCATGGTGGGCCCGCGCTCGGTCCGGCTCCGCCCCGGGTTCACCCGCTACAGCGCGGCGCTGCAGAAGGCTGCGAACGGATAG
- a CDS encoding cold-shock protein: MATGTVKWFNAEKGFGFISPDDSSQDVFAHYSAINSSGFRSLEENQKVSFDTEQGPKGPQATNIQAL; encoded by the coding sequence ATGGCTACTGGTACCGTCAAATGGTTTAACGCTGAAAAGGGCTTCGGCTTCATCTCCCCGGACGACTCCTCGCAGGACGTTTTCGCGCACTACTCCGCGATCAACTCCTCCGGCTTCCGCTCCCTCGAAGAGAACCAGAAGGTTTCCTTCGACACCGAGCAGGGCCCCAAGGGTCCCCAGGCCACCAACATCCAGGCTCTCTAA